In Danio aesculapii chromosome 12, fDanAes4.1, whole genome shotgun sequence, the sequence cacacacagcatcagaTCCAGCATTATTCAGAGACACtcatccaaaacacacacacacacacacacacacacacacacactttaataggCTGCGCCATCTGTTGGAGGAACTCATCAACTGCTACAACACACTTcacaacacacccacacacacactctgatgaTGATCATATTCTGCCAGACTCCAGTGTTATTAAAAGttaatgaattattcatgagTCGTCATTAAGAATATTCTGAAGGTAAAAACACTGATTCTGCTCAGACAGCCTggactgcggtgtgtgtgtgatgtatgtTTATCAGggtacgcatgtgtgtgtgtgtgtgtgtgtgtgtgtgtgtgtgtgtgtgtttttatcagtgtatgtatgtttgtgtgttgtgttcattagtgtaagtgtgtgcatgactgtgtatgtgtgtgtgtacatcagtttgtgtatgtgtttgagctgttcatcagtgtgtgtgtgtgtgtgtgtgtgtgtttatcagtgtatgtatgtttgtgtgttgtgttcattagtgtaagtgtgtgcatgactgtgtatgtgtgtgtgtacatcagtgtgtgtatgtgtttaagctgttcatcagtgtgtgtgtgtgagtgtgtgtaactTGTATGTGAGACAGTgtgttcatcagtgtgtgtgtgtgatgtgttcaTCAGTGTGTGTAACTTCTATGTGAcacagtgtgagtgtgtgtgttcatcactgtatgtatgtgggtgtgtgtgtgtgtgtgatgtgttcatcagtgtgtgttgtgtgaaTGACTGCGTGTCTGTTCATCGGTGTAAACGTGTGCATTACTGTGCGTCTTCatcaatgtgagtgtgtgtatgtgtgattgaggtgttcatcagtgtgtgttgtgtgcatcagtgtgtgttcatcagtgtgtatgtgtgtgtgatgtattcATCAGTGTGTGTAACTTCTATGTGAcacagtgtgagtgtgtgtgttcatcactgtatgtatgtgtgtgtgtgtgtgtgtgtgtgtgatgtgttcatcagtgtgtgttgtgtgaatgactgtgtgtcTGTTCATCGGTGAAAGCGTGTGCATTACTGTGCGTGTTCATCAatgtcagtgtgtgtatgtgtgattgatgtgttcatcagtgtgtgttgtgtgcataagtgtgtgttcatcagtgtgtatgtgtgtgtgatgtattcATCAGTGTAAGTGTGTGCATGACTGTGTGAGCGTGCATCAGTGTATGTataggtgtgtgtgcgtgtgtgttcgtCAGTGTAAGTGTGTGCATGCAGCAGTgtgagtatgtatgtgtgtgtgtgtgtgtgtgtgcgtgtgtgtgtgtgtgtgtgtaataggaTCAGTGTGAGCTTCTTGTCCTGCATTaatctgctgttgttgttgttcagaTGTGGGCGCAGCAGGTGCCGCTCTCGCTTTAATACACTTtctgcaaacatacacacacacacacttgagtcTATTCTCCTCTGTAGACCACGATGTTTTTGGCCGTCTCGTAGACTTTGATCTCGTACAGGCTGTCGTGAGGCAGCAGCTTCTGCAGGCCGTCCCAGATGAACACTGACAGGTTCTCTGTGGTGCTGCGGGACAGAGACAAACATCAGAGTCTCAGAtccaacacacacagacacacacacacacacgcacacgcacacacacacgcacacacacacgcgcgcacacacacgcgcacacacacgcacacacacacacacgcacacacacacacacgcacacacacacacacgcacacacacacacacacacacacacacacacagatcagatTCATACCTGACAACATCTGTGAAATACGGCACATCCAGGTCCAGATTTTTATGGTCAAGAGGCTTCATGACGGCCTCCTAAAacacattattataattaaatgaattatgaaACACCAGTCACAgcattaattactattattgattatagatgattatattaatcattatttataCTGGTTAActatattcaatcattttccttcagcttagtccccttattcatcaggagtcaccacagtggaatgaaccaccaactattccagcatatgttttacacagagaatgcccttccagctgcaacccagtcctgggaaaacccatacacactcattactactattattgattattgattggtaattatattaatatttaataattatatataatggttaatcatattataataataaactgtattatttagaaatatatatacacacacacacacacgcgcacacgcacacacattataATTATTGGTtaattctaattaattaattatagttaTTGATTATAGCAATATTATTAgtagttaatattaataatagtagtattattattccttttaatttattaaatatattacatatacttattattttattatttcatgacAGATTTTgtcaattaataaatacattatgtgtaaaatatttcatttaaaaacattgtattttCACTTCtagtatatatttctatataatgtgtgtgtatataataaaaatataattactaaatatattacattatacatcgtattaaatatataagtttattaaatatgtcatttatataaatataataaaattatttaaaaaaatgtaaaaataaaattatatatatatatatatatatatatatatatatatatatatatatatatatatatatatatatatatatatatatatatatatatatatatatatatatatatatatatacacacacacacatatacatacatacatatacatacatacttacacacacacacacacacacacacacacacacaaacacatatacatatatatatatatatatatatatatatatatatatatattatataaatacattacaatTAGTATTTAAACTTTATAAGCATTAGATTAAATGCAAATATTCTTCAGTCACACTttgcaataaggtttcattagttactgCAATTACATAAACTAAGAACGAACAAGACTTGTACAgcgtttattaatatattaattattaattaataaatgagggCTGTACCTCAATAAACTCCTTCAGATCAGTGAGGTTCATCACCATTCCTGTGTCCTTGTCAATCTACAAAAACACAGAAGTACAGTCTTACACATTTACAAAGACACACTATTGCACAGAAAACTGCATGATTACACTTTTATAATCTCCTTTATGCATATAGACGGTCCTGCCATACCTTTCCACGAACCGTCACTTCAACtagaaaagaaataaacaatgtaaacagaTTTACTCGTGTTCTTGCAAGAGAGACACTGAAAACGTGACCATAATTTAAAGCAGATATTTCATAACTCGCCTGTATAGTTATGGCCATGACCATTAGGATTGTTGCATTTCCCAAACGTTCTCTTATTCTCATCATCACTCAAACATTTACTGAAATACATtcaatacacacattacattattaataatacttataaCAACAATGCATCATGGATAGAGAGATTTAATagacattttatttgcattttagtattatttgatgttttatttattgtactatttagtttattatatgcatcttagatattgtgtttatatacgtgtttaacaatggaagatgAGAATGCCTGTTTGTTATTTGAAGGTTTAATCAaagagaatgaaataaaatacaaaataaaaatttattaagtgAGGACACGTTAAACTACATTTCCCAGAATTCCTCCGTATTGACGCAAGCGTGTTTCTGACTTCCTGCAACAAGTACTTTTCACAATTCAGACTGATTGTAGAAATATTATCAATGAATGTACGCAAACATGTTGAACGGAATAACTCATTGAGCTTATAAGTGTGTTAGATTGAAGATACAAAGAATAACATCTGTAAAACAGCGCGCGCACACACCGCGTTAAACACATGCACGCGCCGAACACAAGCACGCAGGTATCGAGCGTTAAAACTGAAAATATCCCTCAGTGACGGTTTACAGGTGGCTAGTTAGTGAttagttatttagttaattaACTGCTTAATTACCTGTGTAGTCTGTGGCAGGCGCTGAAGCTGCAGACGCGCGTGATGAAGGCGACGCGTTCactcatcatcctcctcctcctcttctctaTCAGCAGATCTACGACTGAACGCGAGATATGAATATatgtttctatatatatttatatgatttctGATGATTTGTGTTCAGTGGAGGCGGGGCTTCGCGGATCCGCCCCTCATATGCAGCTCATAATCGATTATAGTGTGACGTCAGCACTCCCCACGTGCACGAGCGTCATGTGTTTTCTGCATTTCTCACACACGTCTCAAACAAAAGCTATATTATTCAGATTTTCAtgcatatgcgtgtgtgtgtgaatttattgatcatgcatttatttattgatttgatcAGTAATGTTTAGCGAAATGTTCTTTAAGGTGTttctatgtaaataaataaatgtgaaattgcATTTAAAGCTGATGTAAATctgtattttcagcatcattacctCAGAAATTACTCTAATAAGTCCAGTTATTGGTGtctaattattaatacaattaggAAGAATTTTAGTTCAGCTAAAACTTTTGTAAAGTGAAATATAAAGAAGAGAATAGTTTGTAAAATGTTGTTTACATCCTAACTATCACTTTTAATCAACTGGCTTTTAATGTCCCATTAattataaagcatttataaacacatataaatatacattttcatcacagtttccacaaaaatgcatcaaatgCATGACCGAATTACGCTTTGCTTTCTTCCATGACAACATAGTTTTGTAAATGTCCTACAATAAATAAATCTAGACATActttgattattaatatgcatttcTAAGAGtttaatttgttcaattttagagttgatttgatCAACATTTCGatatttttaaccctcagattccataTATCTTGAAATAATCATATCTCAGACAAATATTGTCCATTAACCAACCAAACATTAATggaaattatttattcaattaaaaatataaaagaccCTCATGACTGGCTTTGTGGTGTGATTTGAGCAGGTgatgtttctcaaaatatattactttattttattgtattatttcatttttaaaactgcaggtaatgtgagttataaagttgatttattcaatatttaataatgaaaataatatatatgtatagatatattttatttattattattattatcatcagtattaCACTCATCTTTGAAATTACAGACAATTTGAATTTTAAGATGACCTtctcaatattttagtttttttaattaattaattaattaaacaaatgttgATGAAGATTTTAAAAAGCAGGCATGGTTTTAAAGTTGATTTTCTTGATATTTAGTTTGCACCCTCAGGTTCAAGCTCTTTAAATAGTTATACTTCAGTCAAATATTTtccaatcctaacaaaccatacatcacaATAAATCTGATTTATTCACCTTACAAATGAAGCACAGTTTCCAGAAACAGAAGCTTATGACTGTTTCTGTGGTCTTACCTGATGACTACAAGTataaaacttaaaacaattagTGTCTGTTTCTGCTCGTAGGCATATTGTGATTTAATCTGAAAGCATCAGATGAGATCAGGAGGTTCCCTGCTGTTCCATAAGCTGCGCTAACACCATCATATCAAATCAAAAGAGCTCCAGCAGCGCAATCCTCTTAACCAGGTAGAGCTTAAATACAGGCCGCAGGTTCAGCATCCAGAGCCTGAAGGAGAGCACCTGAGATGGGGAACTCCAGGAGCAGCGCGCTCTCCAGAGACGTCCTCCAGGAGCTGCAGACCAGCACCACATACAGCCAGGAGCAGCTCTTCTCCTGGTACCAGAAGTTCCTGAACGAGTGTCCGACGGGCCGCATCAGCAGAGAGCAGTTCCAGAGCATCTATGCCAGCTTCTTCCCGGATGCGGACCCCGGGGCCTACGCCCAACACGTCTTCAGGAGCTTCGACGCCAACAGCGACGGCACGCTGGACTTCAAGGAGTACATAGTAGCGCTGCACCTCACGTCCTCTGGCAAGACCGTGGAGAAGCTGGAGTGGGCTTTCGCACTCTATGATGTAGACCAAAATGGCAGCATCACCAAAAACGAGATCCACGAGATCGTCAAGGTGAAAACATAAAAGAATTAATACTACAGCAATTTACAGTTAGCGCTGTAGTGTTTTTTAAACCATTCTACAGTGAGGTAATcgaattaatctgttgtgctgattctatagttgctatggtaacacaacaactatagtaattgatctgttgtggtgattctacggttgctatagaaacacagcaactacagtaattgatctgctgtggtgattctatagttgctatggtaacacagccactcaaataataattgatttgttgtggcaATACAACAGTTAATATGGTAACACGGCAACTACAGTATTTGATCTGTcatgatgattctacagttgctatggtaacacgccAACTACagtagttgatctgttgtggtgattctacaattgctatggtaacacaacaactacagtaattgatctgttgtggtgattctacagttgctatggtaacacggcAACTTcagttattgatctgttgtggtgattttatagttgctatggtaacagccactacagtaattaatctattgtgatgattctacagctGCTATGGTAACGCCATAAAGGGATTATTGTCGTTTAAAGGAGTTATTAActctaaagggggtcgcacaccggct encodes:
- the pts gene encoding 6-pyruvoyl tetrahydrobiopterin synthase, coding for MMSERVAFITRVCSFSACHRLHSKCLSDDENKRTFGKCNNPNGHGHNYTVEVTVRGKIDKDTGMVMNLTDLKEFIEEAVMKPLDHKNLDLDVPYFTDVVSTTENLSVFIWDGLQKLLPHDSLYEIKVYETAKNIVVYRGE
- the rcvrnb gene encoding recoverin b, which codes for MGNSRSSALSRDVLQELQTSTTYSQEQLFSWYQKFLNECPTGRISREQFQSIYASFFPDADPGAYAQHVFRSFDANSDGTLDFKEYIVALHLTSSGKTVEKLEWAFALYDVDQNGSITKNEIHEIVKSIFNMISKEDQKNLPADENTPEKRTDKIWDFFGKKENGKITEGEFIQGVMDNKNILRLIQFDKPQKVQERLKEKTQ